A section of the Methanosarcina mazei S-6 genome encodes:
- a CDS encoding UPF0228 family protein: MNKISKVVLVFIVILTIVILIKQSHEVKVAALFIQFENETTEPEVEAILENYDIPVNYTIDCNSNISRGKYYIKADEDKINELRKDENWTSVVELKKGNYNIIMLSAEFVPDENFLTVLEKNNLQLKKAVVCYIHFGNGSPDRVVGKNCVLEKDAIRIKNELEKNEKVLIVGLDYIQG; this comes from the coding sequence ATGAATAAAATTAGCAAAGTAGTACTTGTTTTTATAGTCATTCTAACTATCGTAATACTGATAAAGCAATCTCACGAAGTTAAAGTGGCTGCTTTATTTATTCAATTTGAAAATGAAACTACTGAACCGGAAGTAGAAGCCATTCTTGAGAATTACGATATACCTGTGAATTATACCATAGACTGCAATTCTAATATTTCGCGTGGAAAGTACTACATAAAAGCAGATGAAGATAAAATCAATGAATTGAGGAAAGATGAAAACTGGACTTCTGTAGTTGAACTCAAAAAAGGAAATTATAACATAATTATGTTATCTGCAGAATTTGTTCCAGATGAAAATTTTCTTACAGTACTGGAAAAAAATAACCTTCAGTTGAAAAAGGCAGTCGTGTGTTATATCCATTTTGGAAATGGATCACCAGACCGGGTTGTGGGAAAGAATTGTGTTCTGGAAAAGGATGCAATAAGGATAAAAAATGAGCTTGAAAAAAATGAGAAAGTTTTGATTGTAGGCCTCGATTATATTCAAGGATAA